The Desulfatiglans sp. genome includes a window with the following:
- a CDS encoding class I SAM-dependent methyltransferase yields the protein MNIARSYSNQIIHARISSLIREHSENKTDIRTIANEMIDWEGVHRMIDLGCGYGWFEEALKDSITKNLDLIAGIDYLNENYDPFLQCAKKISREAVFKKVILPAPLDFPSDYFDLAVCSYSLYFFPDIIREVKRILRRDGIFLVITHSERMLEEGMRFFDFNNLRTVIENFSAENGESILGQYFSRLRSIDYPNSLIFHEGEDKDLAEYINFKYEFIKKDADPDLVRDTMVNELKKNGILSLNKNDKIFLVKK from the coding sequence GTGAACATCGCAAGAAGCTATTCCAATCAAATTATTCACGCCAGGATAAGTAGCCTGATAAGGGAGCATTCCGAGAACAAAACGGACATACGCACTATCGCGAACGAAATGATCGACTGGGAAGGCGTACATCGCATGATAGATCTTGGCTGCGGTTACGGCTGGTTTGAAGAGGCGCTGAAAGATTCAATAACAAAAAATCTCGACCTTATTGCAGGCATCGATTATCTGAACGAAAATTACGATCCGTTCCTGCAATGTGCAAAAAAAATCTCCAGGGAGGCTGTATTCAAAAAAGTCATCCTCCCTGCCCCCCTGGATTTCCCGTCAGATTATTTTGACCTGGCAGTCTGCTCTTACTCGCTCTATTTTTTCCCTGACATTATCCGGGAGGTAAAACGGATTCTTCGCAGGGACGGTATTTTCCTGGTTATAACTCACAGCGAGAGAATGCTCGAAGAAGGAATGCGCTTTTTTGACTTTAATAATTTACGGACTGTCATAGAAAATTTTTCCGCCGAGAACGGGGAATCGATACTAGGCCAGTATTTCAGTCGATTACGATCAATCGATTATCCCAATTCCCTTATTTTCCATGAAGGCGAAGATAAAGACCTTGCGGAATATATTAATTTCAAATATGAGTTTATCAAAAAAGACGCGGACCCTGATCTTGTGCGGGATACAATGGTTAATGAACTGAAAAAAAACGGGATATTATCTCTGAATAAAAATGATAAAATATTTTTGGTAAAGAAATGA